A window of the Gossypium hirsutum isolate 1008001.06 chromosome A05, Gossypium_hirsutum_v2.1, whole genome shotgun sequence genome harbors these coding sequences:
- the LOC107905755 gene encoding glyceraldehyde-3-phosphate dehydrogenase B, chloroplastic, producing MATHASLAPSRIPATTRLPSKATHSFPSQIQCSSTRLQVTEFSGLRSASCVTFVNNARDASFFDVVAAQLTPKTAGGATPVRGETIAKLKVAINGFGRIGRNFLRCWHGRKNSPLDVIVVNDSGGVKNASHLLKYDSMLGTFKADVKIVDNETISVDGKPIKVVSNRDPLQLPWAELGIDIVIEGTGVFVDGPGAGKHIQAGAKKVIITAPAKGADIPTYVVGVNEGDYDHEVSNIISNASCTTNCLAPFVKVMDEEFGIVKGTMTTTHSYTGDQRLLDASHRDLRRARAAALNIVPTSTGAAKAVSLVLPQLKGKLNGIALRVPTPNVSVVDLVVNVEKKGITAEDVNAAFRKAAEGPLKGVLDVCDVPLVSVDFRCSDVSSTIDSSLTMVMGDDMVKVVAWYDNEWGYSQRVVDLAHLVASKWPGMPAGGSSDPLEDFCKTNPADEECKVYEA from the exons ATGGCTACACACGCAAGTCTAGCTCCTTCAAGGATCCCTGCAACAACCAGGCTTCCTTCTAAGGCCACACACTCTTTCCCCTCTCAAATTCAATGCTCTTCCACg AGATTACAAGTTACTGAATTCTCTGGACTGCGATCCGCCTCATGCGTCACATTCGTCAACAATGCTAGAGATGCGTCCTTTTTCGATGTAGTGGCTGCTCAACTTACTCCAAAG ACTGCAGGTGGAGCAACACCTGTTAGGGGCGAAACAATTGCCAAATTGAAGGTTGCTATCAACGGATTTGGACGCATCGGCAGGAACTTTCTCCGATGTTGGCATGGCAGGAAGAACTCTCCCCTCGATGTGATTGTTGTAAATGACAGTGGTGGTGTCAAGAAT gCTTCACACTTGCTGAAGTATGATTCAATGCTGGGAACTTTCAAAGCTGATGTAAAAATTGTTGACAATGAAACTATCAGTGTTGATGGTAAGCCCATCAAGGTCGTCTCTAACAGGGACCCCCTCCAGCTTCCGTGGGCTGAACTTGGCATTGACATTGTTATCGAG GGAACAGGAGTCTTTGTAGATGGCCCTGGAGCTGGGAAGCACATACAAGCTGGTGCCAAGAAAGTTATCATAACAGCTCCAGCTAAAGGTGCAGACATTCCAACCTATGTTGTTGGAGTCAATGAAGGGGATTATGACCACGAGGTCTCAAACATCATAAG CAATGCTTCATGCACCACAAATTGCTTGGCTCCTTTTGTGAAAGTCATGGATGAAGAATTCG GCATTGTCAAGGGTACAATGACAACCACCCACTCTTACACTGGAGACCAG AGGCTCTTAGACGCTTCACACCGTGACTTGAGGAGAGCCAGGGCTGCAGCATTGAACATTGTACCAACAAGTACAGGTGCTGCCAAGGCTGTCTCCCTTGTGCTTCCTCAGCTCAAGGGCAAGCTCAATGGCATTGCACTTCGTGTGCCAACACCCAATGTATCTGTTGTCGATCTGGTTGTGAATGTTGAGAAGAAGGGTATCACAGCTGAAGATGTGAATGCTGCATTCAGAAAGGCAGCTGAGGGGCCATTGAAGGGCGTATTGGATGTGTGTGATGTTCCTCTTGTCTCGGTGGACTTTAGGTGCTCTGATGTTTCCTCCACCATTGACTCTTCATTGACCATGGTCATGGGAGATGACATGGTCAAGGTGGTGGCCTGGTATGACAATGAATGGGGTTACAG CCAAAGGGTTGTTGATTTGGCACACTTGGTGGCAAGCAAGTGGCCAGGCATGCCTGCAGGAGGAAGCAGTGACCCCTTGGAGGATTTCTGCAAGACAAACCCAGCTGATGAAGAATGCAAAGTTTACGAGGCTTAA
- the LOC107905753 gene encoding glutamate receptor 3.3, which produces MNVAGFIFLLSLHLGVFQIGYGRNASTQPAVVNIGAMFNFDSIIGRVAKIAIDEALKDVNSNSSILKGTKLSVTLQDTNCNGFLGMVEALRYMATDVVAIIGPQCSVVAPIISHVASELRVPLLSFAATDPTLSSLQFPFFVRTAQNDLYQMTAVADIIDHYGWKEVIAIFIDDDWGRNGVSALNDKLAERRCKISYKVGIQPDSSVTQGAIMDVLVKVALMQSRILVLHLNRRAGFKVFSVANHLGMMGNGYVWIATDWLSLVLDSESPLPSETMDKIQGVLTLRQHTPDSDGKRAFFARWNRITGGSPQLNAYGLYAYDTVWLLAHSLDAFFNQGGVISFSNDSRISSMAGSALHLEAMSIFDDGVLLLKNILLSDFVGLTGPLKFNSDRSLILPAYDIINVLGTGIRQIGYWSNYSGLSTVSPETLYTRPPNRSSANQKLYSVIWPGETLSKPRGWVFPNNGKLLRIGVPNRVSYKEFVSQVRGTDMFKGFCIDVFTAAVNLLPYAVPYKSISFGDGRKNPSYTELVNKITTGEFDAVVGDIAIVTNRTRIVDFTQPYVSSGLVIVARLEKERSGAWAFLQPFSRRMWIVTGSFFLIVGIVVWILEHRINDEFRGPPKQQVITILWFSFSTMFFAHRENTMSTLGRLVLLVWLFVVLIINSSYTASLTSILTVEHLSSSIKGIQSLAATNEPIGYQEGSFAERYLSEELNISRSRLVSLGSPEAYALALKRGPGNGGVAAVVDERPYVELFLSSQCSFKIVGQEFTKSGWGFAFPRDSPLAIDMSTAILALAENGDLQRIHDKWLMQSTCSLESTEIETNQLNLSSFWGLFLICGVACIIALFIYFLQILQQLPPAPESASITGQDSSHSRRLRRFLSLMDEKEEQSRSGQKRRKVDNERDDEFGS; this is translated from the exons ATGAATGTGGCTGGCTTTATTTTCCTACTCTCTCTCCACTTAGGGGTGTTTCAAATTGGTTATGGTAGAAATGCTTCCACTCAGCCAGCTGTTGTTAATATTGGAGCAATGTTTAATTTTGACTCTATCATTGGAAGAGTTGCCAAGATTGCTATTGATGAAGCTCTGAAAGATGTCAACTCCAATTCAAGCATTCTCAAAGGAACTAAACTTAGTGTTACACTGCAAGATACCAATTGCAATGGCTTTCTTGGCATGGTCGAAG CTTTGCGGTACATGGCGACTGACGTCGTTGCCATTATAGGTCCCCAATGTTCTGTGGTTGCTCCTATTATATCACATGTTGCAAGCGAACTCCGAGTTCCTTTACTGTCATTTGCAGCTACAGATCCCACCCTTTCTTCCCTTCAGTTCCCTTTTTTTGTTAGGACAGCACAGAATGACTTGTATCAAATGACTGCTGTGGCTGATATCATTGACCATTACGGTTGGAAGGAGGTCATTGCAATCTTTATAGATGATGATTGGGGGCGAAATGGTGTGTCAGCATTGAATGATAAACTTGCAGAGAGGCGCTGCAAAATCTCCTACAAGGTAGGTATTCAACCAGATTCTTCAGTGACTCAGGGTGCCATCATGGATGTTCTTGTTAAGGTTGCATTAATGCAATCTCGAATTCTTGTTCTGCATTTAAATCGAAGAGCAGGGTTTAAGGTTTTCTCTGTTGCAAACCATCTTGGAATGATGGGCAATGGTTATGTATGGATAGCTACGGATTGGCTTTCATTAGTTTTAGATTCTGAGTCTCCTTTGCCTTCTGAGACCATGGACAAAATACAAGGAGTTCTAACTTTGCGTCAACACACACCTGATTCGGATGGAAAAAGAGCCTTTTTCGCTAGGTGGAACCGCATAACTGGAGGTTCTCCACAGTTGAACGCTTATGGACTTTATGCTTACGATACAGTTTGGCTGCTTGCTCATTCTCTTGATGCTTTTTTTAACCAGGGTGGGGTTATCTCATTCTCTAATGATTCTAGGATAAGCTCTATGGCAGGCAGTGCTCTCCACCTTGAAGCAATGAGCATTTTCGATGATGGAGTGCTCTTGCTGAAGAACATATTGCTAAGTGATTTTGTTGGTTTGACAGGCCCGCTTAAGTTTAATTCAGACAGGTCTCTTATTCTTCCTGCATATGATATTATTAATGTGCTTGGAACTGGGATTCGACAGATTGGCTACTGGTCAAACTATTCTGGTTTATCCACTGTATCCCCAGAGACACTTTATACGAGACCACCAAACCGTTCAAGTGCAAACCAAAAACTATATAGTGTAATTTGGCCAGGAGAGACATTGTCTAAGCCTCGTGGATGGGTTTTCCCGAACAATGGAAAGCTATTGAGAATTGGTGTTCCAAATAGAGTCAGTTACAAGGAATTTGTATCGCAGGTTCGAGGAACTGATATGTTCAAGGGTTTTTGTATAGATGTATTTACAGCCGCTGTTAATTTGTTACCATATGCTGTTCCATATAAATCTATCTCCTTTGGAGATGGTCGTAAGAACCCAAGCTATACAGAGCTTGTGAATAAGATCACAACCGGT GAATTCGATGCTGTTGTCGGTGACATTGCCATTGTTACAAATCGGACAAGGATAGTTGATTTTACCCAGCCTTATGTTTCATCTGGGCTGGTCATTGTGGCTCGGTTGGAGAAAGAGAGAAGTGGTGCTTGGGCTTTTTTGCAGCCATTTAGTCGCCGTATGTGGATTGTCACTGGTTCCTTCTTTCTCATtgtcggaatagtggtttggATCCTGGAGCACCGGATAAATGATGAGTTTAGGGGCCCACCTAAACAACAAGTTATAACCATTTTATG GTTTAGCTTCTCAACTATGTTCTTTGCCCACA GAGAGAATACTATGAGCACTCTTGGCCGTTTAGTGTTGCTTGTATGGCTCTTTGTGGTTTTAATAATCAACTCCAGTTACACTGCAAGTCTGACGTCAATCCTCACAGTGGAGCATTTATCTTCTTCAATTAAAGGAATTCAAAGCTTGGCAGCTACTAATGAGCCTATTGGATATCAAGAAGGCTCTTTTGCTGAGCGATATCTAAGTGAGGAACTTAACATATCTAGATCGAGGCTTGTATCTCTTGGATCACCTGAAGCTTATGCTTTGGCACTCAAACGTGGTCCTGGAAATGGAGGTGTCGCTGCTGTAGTTGATGAACGTCCGTATGTTGAGCTTTTTCTCTCGAGCCAGTGCTCATTCAAGATTGTAGGTCAAGAATTTACCAAAAGTGGCTGGGGTTTT GCATTTCCTCGGGACTCTCCATTGGCAATCGATATGTCAACTGCAATTCTAGCACTCGCTGAGAATGGTGATCTGCAGCGAATACATGACAAGTGGCTGATGCAAAGCACCTGCAGTTTAGAGAGTACAGAGATAGAAACAAACCAACTTAATCTATCCAGCTTCTGGGGTCTGTTCCTTATTTGTGGGGTTGCTTGCATCATTGCCCTTTTCATATATTTTCTGCAGATATTGCAGCAGCTACCTCCTGCTCCTGAATCTGCTTCAATTACTGGTCAAGATAGCTCACATTCTCGACGGCTGCGGAGGTTTTTGTCACTAATGGATGAGAAAGAAGAGCAATCAAGAAGTGGGCAGAAGAGAAGGAAAGTAGACAATGAAAGGGATGATGAATTTGGTAGTTAA